In the Molothrus ater isolate BHLD 08-10-18 breed brown headed cowbird chromosome 26, BPBGC_Mater_1.1, whole genome shotgun sequence genome, one interval contains:
- the POLE4 gene encoding DNA polymerase epsilon subunit 4 produces MAAAAAVPGPGPGPGPAEPAAAGEEAAAAGQQGPGPARLARLPLARVKALVKADPDVTLASQEAVFVLARATELFVETIAKDAYVYAQQGKRKTLQRKDLDNAIEAIDEFAFLEGTLD; encoded by the exons AtggcagcggcggcggccgtgccggggccagggccggggccggggcccgCGGAGCCGGCGGCGGCcggggaggaggcggcggccgcggggcagCAGGGCCCGGGTCCGGCCCGCCTGGCCCGGCTGCCTCTGGCGCGGGTGAAGGCGCTGGTGAAGGCGGACCCGGACGTGACCCTGGCCAGCCAGGAGGCCGTGTTCGTGCTGGCGCGGGCCACG GAGCTGTTTGTTGAAACCATAGCCAAAGATGCTTATGTGTATGCCCagcaaggaaaaaggaaaacgCTGCAAAGAAAAGACCTGG ATAATGCCATTGAAGCTATTGatgaatttgcttttttggaAG gtaCTTTGGACTGA